The Candidatus Bipolaricaulota bacterium nucleotide sequence ATCTGGAGATAGATCTCCTGCACAAATTTCTTGTGCACCGGCGATTCCGTCGTCGTATAGTTATCGAATTCGATTCCGAACCCGTTGATCACCTCTACGATCTTCTCATGGTTGCGGGCGGCGAGCTCCCCCGGGGAGATCCCGAGCTGCCGGGCCTCGTACTCGATTCGCGTCCCGTGTGCATCGCTTCCGGAAACGTACAGCACGTCTTTACCGCGCATCCGCCAGTAGCGGGTGAAGACGTCTCCGGAAAGGAGAGATGAGACGAGGTTCCCGAGGTGAGGGACCCCGGAGGCGTACGGCCAGGCACTGCACACGAGAACGCGTTTCTTATCCATCACCAACTCCTCTCCCATCGGAATGGGTCGATTATACCCGGCCCCCCTTCCCGTGCCAATTCAGGAGTTGTCTTCCTCCGTCGGGCCGGGTAACCTGGTCTGCAGCATGAATCAGAAGATCGACGTTATAGTGAAGGCGTTCGGCGGGCTGCGGGCCCATATCGACCAGTTTCCGCTTCGGGTCGAGCTTCCCGCCGGGGCGCGGTTAGCCGACCTCCTCTCCCGGTTGGCGGAGGACCAACCGGCCCTCTACTCCGAGCTTCGGGACGGCCTTGCCCGCGGTTACGTGAACATCCTCATCGATGGGAGGAACGCCCGCTTCCTCGCTGGGCTCGACACGGAGCTCAAAGACGGGGCGAGCGTCGCATTCATCCCTCCGGTCGGCGGGGGATGAACGCAGGGTCTAGGAATCCCCGCTATCCGCGTCTGTTCCAGCACGCCCTTCCCCATATCGATAGGGCATGCATCTGCTCCGGAGCGAGAGATCAATAAGCGGTCGGAGTCTCCCCGTGGAAAAAGTGGAGGAATTCTGCTAGGATAAGAAATCCGGATATTCAGGCGGCCGTGCCGCCAACTACAACGAAGGGGT carries:
- a CDS encoding MoaD/ThiS family protein, with product MNQKIDVIVKAFGGLRAHIDQFPLRVELPAGARLADLLSRLAEDQPALYSELRDGLARGYVNILIDGRNARFLAGLDTELKDGASVAFIPPVGGG